aaaatacttaagTAAAAGCTTGCAACCTATTTCCCCTGCCATCACCTCTGTTGTTACTTTACAAAATTACAAGCACAGTAGTCACTActaatgaatgaaaaaaggCTGAATTTTGTGTATCCTTGAATCtttaaatcaagattttgttATACTAAATCAAGAATCTTGACAACATCACTCTGTTTACTTTTGTTTATTAGAGCTGCAAAATAATGACAACTAAGTTAGTTAGCTTCATCAACATACAAGGATTTGATCTCGATTTCCAGTCCACTATACAAAATGGCAATTTTGCCCATGTATTTGTATAAGTCATttataagaaatattttaaaagagtaTAAATCAGTGTTTTATTAAGAAATTCACTCCGTCTCATTTATAACATCATGAAAAGCAATATTAACTCATCTTTCATAATCGAAAATTGAATGGATATTAACAGCCgatcaaaatttatcatttcaatttaaaaaaaaaagagactCCAATATGGAAACTTTCCTTGAGCGAGCTAGTAgagcataattaaatttgaaagtCTCCATTTTATAAAcggaaattattgaatttaaatatggaaagttttaGTTTCCCCTGGGCTTTACATATAGCCCTAAACCTAAGTCTTGTGTGAATAAGAAATAATTAGTTGGTGAAATTGTGATAAATGGAGAGTATAGTCGAGTATGAAGGCTTGAGTGATGATGATGTTGCGCTGGagaatatatagtataatagaGGAGACCATGGAAGAGCACGTGGAGCAAGTGATGCAGATATTCGCGATGACGGTCATCCAATGAAATTTCATCGACTAGCAACCGCCACCTTGTCGGTGGAAGAAGCGGTTGATCTCCGACCAACTCGCTCACCTTATCGCTGACTACTTTCGGATGTTGATGCGGGAATTGGGAGATGAGATTCTCTCCCAATTTAGAACGTGTCAATTGAGGATGATGGAGAAGAGACGGATGATTGTTGCGTGTGTCTCGAGCGTCTGCACTGTGGGGTCGTTGTGACTTTACACTGTCGCCACAATTTCTGCCCCCTTTGCAAAACTAGGGCTCGAAATTCATAAATTGTAATCCCTATATAATGTAGCCATGATTCTCATTTAAATCatcactttttcaatccaataaaaatgcaaattcaTATGTCCTTGCTAATAACTAAATCCAATATTATGTGTTCTTGTTCTTGCACACTCGTAAAAGCCTACGTATTGAGTTACAATTAATTTGTCATGTACAATATCATGTGTCCCTTCGCTGTATAAGGTAAACTTCCCCTTTCCCATTAAATAAAGTCCAAAATCAAAGTCTTTACTTCTCAAACGGCAAGGCCATGGAAGAAAGtatccaaatatgaaaatgcctttttctttattttattttctctcttaattattttactattttcacttaacacacaaaataaagctgTATAAAATCTTGTACCATCTAAGGAAGGGATCTTCCTTGGACGGAGGCAGTACTATTTTGTTGCTTCGTTGgatacataaaatatgagtaaattttttttgaaaatgatatttaaatatacacAGTACGTCATTCATTCtagttcaaataatttttctgTTGATACTTTATACAATGTGTTGATTGATTATTGAGAGGAGTGGTGTCGCTACTTTTTTGAGTGAGAAGCAAAACAGATTAcatttaagaataaattattttattttgggttcCCATGATGAGTGATtgactttttttataaaaaaaaactaacactaaatctttcttattttattctttctcagttaatttattttctactccctccatttcgccatagttgaggcgaaacttttcggcacggagttttagaaaggAATATTggatgtgttaaataaattgatataaacgtaagagagaggaaaatgtagagagaataaaacataaagtgaataaagtaagaaagagaaagaaggtTACAATataagaaatgactcaactatgaagaaacttcccgaaatagaaaaatgactcaactatgaagaaacggagggagtatttcgtaatttattctctctttatatctcatattttttctctctcacttttttctctccatttaactcaataaatatcatttttcttaaaatctgtgcctAAAAGAAATTCATCAACACGTAGGAGGAAAAAAAGGAGTACATATAAAGGAAAGAGAGTAGACATTATTAAATCTTTAGCGATTCTTTTCCCAAACCAAATTCTAAAGTCAAAACCTAATAACAATCAAATTCTATCCTTTTTCTATATGGAAAAGTATACTTAGTCCAATAATAAAAAGGCCAAACTGAAACTCAAAATCTAAAGAATCCTAAGAGCAACTCCAAGGGAGAGGGTAAATGGAgaagtaaagagaaaataactatcatttttactttttcttcataaaatttcatgctcCAAGGGAAAGGATATTTGAGGAGGtattataccttcttttattttgaggaggtatctttacctcttcttgataGAAAAGGTATaaagttagttattttatttgctttttgaATTTACCTTCTTTCCTGGAgtccattattttttaagaaggtATAATAACCTTTTTGAGgaggtaaatgagaaatatacctTCTCAATGTACCTTTCCCCCTCGGAGAATAAACTCAAATTCAAACTCTCAAGGCAAGGCGATGGGAGAAAGTATTCAAGGCAACGTGAATATTGATCATCTACAGAGCATAGTAGAGCGGCGATGGGCCGAAGACAATTTCCTGCTGAGGATGTTCCGAGAAGCGGTCATCAGCCAAGGCCATTCTGGCTCAATTCAAGACGCGTCACTACGACAACAATGGCGCGACAAATGAAGATGATACAGAAACGGATAACTGCTGCATATGTCTTGAGCGTCTGCACTGTGGCCACAAGTTTCACGGGGGCTGCATAGGGAGCTGGCTCCGCCGTTTCTGCCCCCTCTGCAAAGCTACggctattaattaattaagtgatGTTATTGTATTGTGTTTAGTGTTAAAACTCAACTTGTTCATGCGTTTTTCATTGcaagtatatatatgaattcAGGGTAAGTTTTGATCCCAATGATTAAAAGGCCATTCTATGATTTGGAAGTCGAGTTCACATAGCAGCAATATACACTAATATTCAAACTGCATATCCAACAATAAGTTTGTTTCTGGTCAAATCTTTTCCAATAGGTATCTTTCTACTATTCTGCATCGAAATGTTTGGAAAGCTTGTAACAACTGAAGCTGAAGCTATTATTACTCCTAATTGCGACTGATGGAGTATATATCAATGAATTAAGAAAGGGTAGAAATCTTTTTAGTAATGGAGCTgaagttataaaattttcaacagCTACATACAAATCAACcgaatttaagaaaagtgaaaTCAGAATTAACAGCCAAATAAGAGCAATAGTTTAGGGCTCTCCAGAGAGAGTATAAATGAGAAGTTGTTAAAATAGCAAGCGTGAATAAAAGGTTAATGATATTAAATGCCAAGAAACAAACAGCAGATATCAAAAGGCTTATTAGTAGAGGTATATGTTGTCCGAAAGTAGAGATAcacctaatttaattattgaaaaggCATTAATTAATATCCCAAATTAATCACAATCTAAACCCCAAAAAGATAATGACAATCAAGAATCTGTCCTTGTTCCATATGGTATAGTTAAATAGACTCCCAAATCAAACTCTAATTTACTTCTCAAATCACTAAATTCCTTTCCTTCTTCTTAAGGTCATGGCCATGGAAGAACGCATAGCCGAGTCGGAGAGGATAGCAGAAGAAGCTATGGCTGAAGTGGTGAGGACAATATTTAGGAAGCGCCTCCTGTCCGAGCCTGGCCCTATTCCCAACTACTTCGGCCCGCTGACGCCTGATTCCAGCGAAACCCATTCCGCCCCGTCTGAGGATAAAGAAGATGACCTTTTCTCCCAACTCATGACTCATCGTTACAACGGCGAAGAAGATGATGACTGCTGCATATGTCTCGAGTGTCTGCACCGTGGCCTCGTAGCGACTCTGCATTGTCGCCACGAGTTTCACGGCTGCTGCATAGGGAGGTGGCTCAACCGTGGCAAGAATTTCTGCCCCCTCTGCAAAGCTAGGGCTTTTAATTAAGTGATGTTCTTCTATTGCATGTGGTTTGTGATCACAttcatatttagttatttgCATACTCCATCTCATGTTGGggttattatatatatggagctttatttttgttgattcatTAGATAcattgatttaaatttggagAGTTGGTTTGGATATGACTTTAGTTAGAAACAGTGacaatcataaatttaaataagtcGGTCACAAGAAACAGCGATATTCCAGAAACAGTGATCACACATAAGCAATATAGTGGGATGAaaacaagaaatataaataaaaactatttcttctacattaaattttcttactttaactatttattattattttttttcaaaacacgTGCCCCGACAAACATTTGGTGATGGAtcattctttgtttttatttatatgcaGCATAATATGATCTGTCTAGCTTCTAAATCAGtcaaataacaacaaatatttgaccatatttcaaatttcaactCATGTTTACCTACCATGTCAGCATTTCAAATTTCAGTCTCATCTCAGCACCTGCAATAGCATTAGCGCCAAAATCTGCCCCAACTTTCTTCAccatttttaagtttttaaaaacaaaatattaaaacctACATAATATTAATTGCAGAAAAAACACAACGagaaaaaactagaaaaaaaggtacaaaCAAACTTCAATAATTACAGGACCAAATTTCTTCGATCATATCTCGCTGGAGTTGAGCATGGACTTCTTTCTCGGGCATTAAAGTATGTTCACATATAAACTCATGGAACTCAGAAATATTTATAGTCTTATAGAGTAAAATAcatgtactataaaatttaaaaaaaaaaatcaaatccgGGGGAAGAAACGCCGCCACAGCCGCGGCTCCCTTGGCGGCCTTCCTCCTGCACGAGCAGCAGGCGAGAGCCCTAAATAGATTCCTTATGGGTTACTTGAACATCAAGTAACAATCCATCGTATGTCTTGGGAAGAAAGAAACCAATCAAGATTTTACTTGTCAGATCATTCATTCAATTCCTTTCCTTCATCTCTTTTTTGTCATATCGTAAACTTTGTATGGTTGTAATGGAGAGAGACGACGTGGTTGAGATAATAAGCCGTCTCGCGACCGTGGTCGCCAGGCAACTCATCTACGCTATTTCCGGCCACCTTGAGAGGCGGCTTCGGGAATGGCTGGGAGTCGAAGAGGACAGTTCCGACAATGAGGTTCTCTCTCAATTCGAGACGCGTCGCTACAACAGTACCGGCGATGGTGGAGAAGAGGCGGATATATGCTGCGTATGTCTCGAGCAGCTGCACTGTGGACTCGTTGCGACTCTGCATTGTCGCCACGAGTTTCACAGGGAGTGCATTGAGAAGTGGCTCCGCCGTGGTCAGAATTTCTGCCCCATCTGCAAACCTAGGGCCCTCCGGCGACCTATTGTTTGATTGGatgtattttttcaaatttggaaGAGTTAGGGTTTTGGACAAATTGGTAATtgtcgttttttttttttggtatatatgtatgcaaatatattttcaaatggtTGCTGTTTATTAAGCTTAGTTgggaaaaagtaaaacaagATATATTTAGAGAGATGAGAATATAATTGTTGTTGCATACACATATTTAttcatactattatttttttgatttatagATATTgcctaattttttaaaatttagaatagtttaattaaacaTCATTGTACAATAgtgtatttaaatttgaagagTTGGTGTTTGGATATTGGCTTCGGCCGTTAGAAACTTAGAATATAACTCGGTGGTAGATCTTGGagttaaaataagatagacaaataaatataatactcgtATTAAAGTTTATCCAAATCCTAATAACACTCGAAATCTatccatatataattttatatatatggaaaacTTTGCTTGTCCCATAATATAAAGGCCAAAATCAGAGTCTCTCAAATCACTAAATTAAACTCTCAATCTTTGTAATGGATGAAAGTGTGGAAAGCAACGTTGTTGATGAGGTGGTGAGGCGAATGCAAGAAACTCTGGTTGATATGAAGATGACGATAAGGCGGCTTGAGGCGATCTCCGACTATCTCTCCGACTCCCTTGCAACGTTGAATCGGGCATTGCTGGCTGTCTCCGAAGTTGAAGACGGAATTCTCTCTCAATTCGAGACGCGTCACTACAACAATGGCGCGATTAGTGAAGTTGATAGAGAAACGGATAACTGCTGCGTATGTCTTGAGCGTCTGCACTGCGGCCTCGTTGCGACTTTACATTGTCGCCACGAGTTTCACGGGGGCTTCATACAGAGGTGGCTCCGCCGTGGCCACAATTTCTGCCCCCTTTGCAAAGCTAGGGTCTCTCCTGTGACctaatttcatgttatattGCTTACATTGtattcaattcaaattcagAGAGTTAGGGTTTGGaccaattgtacattaaaaatgccacttattatttttagaagCGATTTCTACTTTTACTTTATACTCTTTTCCTATAGATTGAAATCCCGATGTACAAACACAGCAAGTTAGTATGTTTTGAATCTCTAGACGACGTATGCTATGTTGCTGTATTAATTGGACTTAAATTGACATATAAGGGCTACCCCGTCTTGTGTGCCTATATTGGACCGTGCACGTCTTGTGTGGCATATTAaagttaataataatttatattttattttttcccctttATTTTAGGATTCTGGATACTTAACATAAATACcattacaaataataaaaaaactttctccttttcttttattttaactttctACTCTCAATgatattctttaaaaatttaaaataatttcataagaaaatgaataaattattaacaatATTCATGtacataaaagaaataaagttaattaaaaatttaattttaagtatatgaTAATGGGTCATGTTAAATTGCATGAAGTACTCAAATCCAAAACTAAGACCAATCTTACACACTAGAccttaaatttattagtactatatttataaactCATGGTGGTAAagatttataataataataaatttattatatttgtagagtattttaatttaagtaaaaaaaatatttatcaataaatagatttatcaTTTAATGTTTAGgattatatgattttttatattttatatgtatatactatTGTATTGAGtcatattaaccacaaatctACTATTAAAGActgaactagagaccaaattaggggcattcctttttttaatcttgtggttaggattaatatacaattaatttaatattttatttaataaaaaaaatttaatttttatttaatttttttaattttttttttattcgataaaatcttgctggagtaaataatgaactatattcactacataatgaactaaataatgaactaaatgaagtatgttatgaacttattacttcattcagtcgtgctatttcttcattccgttagtttattacttcatttatttatgctattacttcattctattagtttattacttcattcagtcatgttattactttattctgttagtttattacttcattcagtcatgttattactttattctgttagtttattacttcattcagtcatgttattacttcattctattagtttaatacggagtacttcattagttagtttattacgtcattcagtcatgctattaattcattccgttagtttattacttcattcagttatgttattacttcatttcattagtttattacttcataatgtgttatgacataattatctttcagttgaagtaaattcagtatataatgaatgtgaaaaattaattcataacatacattcatttagttcattatgttgtgaatatagttcat
The genomic region above belongs to Salvia hispanica cultivar TCC Black 2014 chromosome 3, UniMelb_Shisp_WGS_1.0, whole genome shotgun sequence and contains:
- the LOC125209718 gene encoding probable E3 ubiquitin-protein ligase RHG1A, which codes for MERDDVVEIISRLATVVARQLIYAISGHLERRLREWLGVEEDSSDNEVLSQFETRRYNSTGDGGEEADICCVCLEQLHCGLVATLHCRHEFHRECIEKWLRRGQNFCPICKPRALRRPIV
- the LOC125209717 gene encoding E3 ubiquitin-protein ligase RNF13-like, which gives rise to MAMEERIAESERIAEEAMAEVVRTIFRKRLLSEPGPIPNYFGPLTPDSSETHSAPSEDKEDDLFSQLMTHRYNGEEDDDCCICLECLHRGLVATLHCRHEFHGCCIGRWLNRGKNFCPLCKARAFN